A part of Stigmatopora nigra isolate UIUO_SnigA unplaced genomic scaffold, RoL_Snig_1.1 HiC_scaffold_25, whole genome shotgun sequence genomic DNA contains:
- the phf21ab gene encoding PHD finger protein 21A isoform X4: protein MAAPTGRVQSLAQRGTFMLQLDAFPSGDGVQADPSAARLTASMMELQTLQEALKVEIQIHQKLVAQMKQDPQVSALARSPAGQRAGVRRSLTAPTHSLVQNADLKKQLHELQAKITALSEKQKKVVEQLRKELLVKQEPEAKVQLQVHAPPAGCEVRPTALQQIAGGLQQTLTVTPLLATKTLPLVLKAAPVLPQRPATVTMVTAAISKADLHGAPINLQVASKLNTHGLEPVRLVSKGTMLVRPKPGSPAVAIAPAPPPPPMMAAPQLLQRPVMLTAKLSPASLTPAAPIHQLRIVNGQPCVKGASGPLTGIVIAAPGARLAGAPRAPDPAACVPARPLQTGGTEPKQTVKTAGGAEHRATLPPSATPPSSPPPGPKKEESPEKLAFMVSLGLVTHDHLEEIQSKRQERKRRTTANPVYSGAVFEPERKKSAVSYLNSPVHQATRKRANDDSLSKILKKEEAIPWPGTLAIVHSYIAYKEAKEEEKQKLIKWSAELRLEREQLEQRVKQLSNSITKCMETKNGILARQKEMQLSLDKVKHLVRLIQAFNFKQTPPDPDGSKGLSQNGAEPPRPDDAHRPDDAHRPEDAPRPDDAPRPDDAPRPDDAPRPDDAPRPDDAPRPDDGPRPDDGPRPDDGPRPDDGPRPDDGPRPDDGPRPDDGPRPDDGPRPDDAHRPDDGPRPDDAHRPEDAHRPEDAPRPDDAPRPDDAPRPEEGPRPEDAHRPEDAHRPEDAHRPDDAPRPDDAPRPDDAPRPEEGPRPEEGPRPEEGPRPEEGPRPEEGPRPEEGPRPEEGPRPEEGPRPEDGPRPEDAHRPEDAHRPGDSDECEKGGDRALESGRDDPAFAPDRREGDAEDGPWPEALPTAPASPEPSSPSPLNIPPETALLRPPSTPPADLPESATLDKPDTTEQTSEPSQRPVPELGVAE, encoded by the exons AT GGCAGCACCCACGGGCAGAGTCCAGTCCCTAGCCCAGCG CGGCACGTTCATGCTTCAGTTGGATGCTTTTCCCAGCGGAGACGGGGTTCAG GCTGATCCTTCAGCTGCGAGACTGACGGCATCCATGATGGAACTGCAGACCCTGCAGGAGGCTCTGAAGGTGGAGATTCAGATCCACCAG AAACTGGTGGCCCAAATGAAGCAGGACCCTCAGGTAAGTGCACTGGCAAGAAGCCCAGCCGGCCAGCGCGCAGGCGTCCGTCGCTCGCTAACGGCGCCAACCCACTCTTTGGTTCAGAATGCCGATCTGAAGAAGCAACTTCACGAGCTTCAAGCCAAGATCACCGCCTTGAGCGAGAAGCAG AAAAAGGTGGTGGAGCAGCTGAGGAAAGAACTGCTGGTCAAGCAAGAACCCGAAGCCAAAGTGCAGCTCCAAGTCCATGCGCCGCCCGCGGGCTGTGAGGTCAGGCCCACCGCCCTGCAGCAGATTGCCGGAGGACTGCAGCAG ACTCTGACGGTGACGCCGCTCCTCGCCACCAAGACGTTACCCCTGGTGCTTAAAGCGGCGCCCGTCCTGCCGCAACGCCCGGCCACCGTCACCATGGTGACCGCCGCCATCTCCAAAGCCGACTTGCACGGCGCCCCCATCAACCTGCAAGTGGCGAGCAAACTCAACACGCACGGCTTGGAACCGGTCAGACTCGTGTCCAAGGGCACCATGCTG GTCAGGCCGAAGCCCGGCTCGCCCGCCGTCGCCATCGCCCCGGCCCCTCCGCCGCCGCCAATGATGGCGGCACCCCAGCTGCTTCAGAGACCCGTGATGTTAACCGCCAAGCTGTCGCCCGCCTCGCTGACACCCGCCGCCCCCATTCACCAGCTCCGCATTGTCAACGGGCAGCCCTGCGTCAAGGGCGCCTCCGGCCCTTTGACGGGCATCGTCATCGCCGCCCCCGGCGCCcggctcgccggcgctccccgGGCGCCCGACCCGGCCGCCTGCGTCCCCGCCCGGCCTCTGCAGACGGGCGGTACCGAACCCAAG CAGACCGTTAAAACGGCGGGCGGCGCGGAGCACAGGGCGACGCTCCCTCCGTCGGCGACTCCGCCCTCGTCACCGCCTCCCGGGCCCAAGAAGGAGGAGAGTCCCGAG AAACTGGCTTTCATGGTGTCGTTGGGACTCGTCACGCACGACCACTTGGAAG AGATACAGAGCAAACGGCAAGAACGCAAGAGGAGAACGACGGCCAACCCGGTCTACAGCGGTGCCGTCTTTGAACCCGAG AGGAAAAAGAGCGCCGTGAGTTACCTGAACAGCCCCGTACACCAGGCGACACGAAAGAGAG CCAACGACGACTCCCTTTCCAAG ATCCTCAAGAAAGAAGAAGCCATTCCTTGGCCCGGAACGCTGGCCATAGTCCACTCCTACATCGCCTACAAAGAAG CGAAAGAAGAAGAGAAGCAGAAGCTCATCAAGTGGAGCGCAGAACTTAGGCTGGAGCGCGAGCAACTAGAACAACGAGTCAAGCAGCTCAGTAACTCCATCACG AAGTGCATGGAGACCAAGAATGGCATCCTAGCTCGCCAGAAGGAGATGCAGCTCTCTCTGGACAAGGTGAAACATCTGGTCCGTCTCATCCAAGCCTTCAACTTCAAGCAGACGCCGCCCGACCCCGACGGAAGTAAAGGCTTATCCCAAAATGGTGCGGAACCGCCCCGGCCCGATGACGCCCACCGGCCCGATGACGCCCACCGGCCCGAGGACGCCCCCCGGCCCGATGACGCCCCCCGGCCCGATGACGCCCCCCGGCCCGATGACGCCCCCCGGCCCGATGACGCCCCCCGGCCCGATGACGCCCCCCGGCCCGATGACGGCCCCCGGCCCGATGACGGCCCCCGGCCCGATGACGGCCCCCGGCCCGATGACGGCCCCCGGCCCGATGACGGCCCCCGGCCCGATGACGGCCCCCGGCCCGATGACGGCCCACGGCCCGATGACGGCCCCCGGCCCGATGACGCCCACCGGCCCGATGACGGCCCCCGGCCCGATGACGCCCACCGGCCCGAGGACGCCCACCGGCCCGAGGACGCCCCCCGGCCCGATGACGCCCCCCGGCCCGATGACGCCCCCCGGCCCGAGGAAGGCCCCCGGCCCGAGGACGCCCACCGGCCCGAGGACGCCCACCGGCCCGAGGACGCCCACCGGCCCGATGACGCCCCCCGGCCCGATGACGCCCCCCGGCCCGATGACGCCCCCCGGCCCGAGGAAGGCCCCCGGCCCGAGGAAGGCCCCCGGCCCGAGGAAGGCCCCCGGCCCGAGGAAGGCCCCCGGCCCGAGGAAGGCCCCCGGCCCGAGGAAGGCCCCCGGCCCGAGGAAGGCCCCCGGCCCGAGGAAGGCCCCCGGCCCGAGGACGGCCCCCGGCCCGAGGACGCCCACCGGCCCGAGGACGCCCACCGGCCCGGCGACTCGGACGAGTGCGAGAAAGGTGGGGACCGAGCGCTGGAAAGTGGTCGGGACGACCCGGCGTTCGCCCCCGACCGTCGGGAAGGAGATGCGGAGGATGGGCCTTGGCCAGAGGCTCTGCCTACGGCGCCCGCTTCCCCGGAGCCCAGTTCTCCGTCTCCCCTCAACATTCCCCCCGAAACGGCGTTGCTTCggcccccctccaccccccctGCTGACCTTCCGGAATCGGCGACCCTGGACAAACCGGACACGACCGAGCAAACCTCAGAACCTTCCCAGCGTCCCGTGCCAGAACTGGGTGTCGCCGAGTAA